Proteins encoded by one window of Pristiophorus japonicus isolate sPriJap1 chromosome 17, sPriJap1.hap1, whole genome shotgun sequence:
- the LOC139227902 gene encoding dual specificity tyrosine-phosphorylation-regulated kinase 2-like isoform X2, which yields MRVDQAEVQASCVEKVSPVGLPSLNSLTIGKSTMKDHLPAACRTQVKVQHLFEDAGNRRNNITSHPATSTPRACRTVLPSLKDKILDGTAATKPDAILLKSKAATSPAQAMKMHMHQLSSFEHQEIFNYPEIYFMGLNAKKRQGVAGGSNNCGYDDDQAAYILLPHDHIGYRYEILKVIGKGSFGQVAKVYDHKLRQHLALKMVRNEKRFHRQAVEEIRILEHLRKQDKNFQMNIIHMLENFTFRSHTCMTFELLSMNLYELIKRNKFQGFSLQLVRKFAHSILQCLEALQKNRIIHCDLKPENILLKQQGRSGIKVIDFGSSCYEHQRVFTYIQSRFYRAPEVILGSRYGMPIDMWSFGCILAELLTGYPLFPGEDEGDQLACMIELLGIPPQKMLDQCKRVKNFFNSKNQPRYSTTTTLADNTVVLNGGRSRRGKVRGPPASKSWVTALKGCDDPLFTSFLKRCLEWEPSSRITPIQALKHSWLSRRSAKPTTMEKTMPVKCAADSNSSLPGIISKLPSTIGTTNKLRTNLVQMADSNGNNIPLRTVLPKLVS from the exons ATGCGTGTAGATCAGGCTGAGGTCCAAGCCTCGTGTGTGGAGAAAGTGAGCCCCGTGGGATTACCATCTCTTAATAGCTTAACG ATTGGCAAGAGCACAATGAAAGACCATCTGCCAGCTGCGTGTCGGACTCAGGTCAAGGTGCAACATCTATTTGAAGATGCTGGAAACAGGCGGAATAACATAACTTCGCACCCTGCCACCAGTACGCCTCGTGCTTGTAGAACAGTGCTTCCTTCACTGAAAGACAAGATCCTGGATGGTACAGCCGCGACTAAACCCGATGCCATTTTGCTGAAGTCAAAAGCTGCCACATCGCCTGCCCAAGCCATGAAGATGCACATGCATCAGTTGTCTTCCTTTGAGCATCAGGAAATCTTCAACTACCCTGAAATTTACTTTATGGGTTTAAATGCAAAGAAGCGGCAAGGTGTCGCAGGTGGATCCAACAACTGTGGTTATGATGATGATCAAGCAGCCTACATACTTCTGCCTCACGACCATATAGGATATAGGTACGAGATACTTAAAGTTATTGGGAAGGGAAGCTTTGGGCAGGTGGCTAAGGTGTACGACCACAAATTGCGGCAGCACCTGGCATTAAAGATGGTGCGAAACGAGAAGCGGTTCCACCGGCAGGCCGTAGAGGAGATCCGTATCCTGGAGCACCTGCGAAAGCAAGACAAGAACTTTCAGATGAACATCATCCACATGCTGGAGAATTTCACATTCCGCAGCCACACCTGCATGACTTTCGAACTGCTGAGCATGAACCTGTACGAGCTGATCAAAAGGAACAAGTTCCAAGGGTTCAGTCTTCAGCTGGTGCGGAAGTTTGCCCATTCCATCCTACAGTGCCTGGAAGCGTTGCAAAAAAATCGGATAATTCATTGTGATTTGAAGCCAGAAAATATTTTACTGAAGCAGCAAGGCCGCAGTGGCATCAAAGTCATTGATTTCGGGTCCAGCTGCTACGAGCACCAACGCGTTTTCACGTACATCCAGTCGCGGTTTTATCGAGCGCCGGAGGTTATCCTTGGCTCGCGTTACGGGATGCCCATTGACATGTGGAGCTTTGGTTGTATCCTTGCTGAACTATTGACTGGGTACCCTCTCTTTCCTGGGGAAGACGAAGGAGATCAATTGGCTTGCATGATAGAACTTTTGGGGATACCACCTCAAAAAATGTTGGATCAGTGCAAACGGGTCAAGAACTTCTTCAACTCCAAGAATCAGCCTCGTTATTCCACCACCACCACGCTTGCCGATAACACCGTGGTTTTGAATGGTGGCCGTTCTAGAAGAGGTAAGGTGCGAGGGCCACCAGCTAGCAAGAGTTGGGTAACTGCCTTGAAGGGTTGCGATGACCCACTTTTCACCAGCTTCCTAAAGAGATGTCTGGAGTGGGAGCCATCTAGTCGAATAACACCTATCCAGGCTTTGAAACATTCATGGCTATCTAGACGTTCAGCCAAACCAACCACGATGGAGAAGACCATGCCAGTTAAATGTGCGGCAGATAGCAATAGTTCTTTGCCTGGAATTATTTCCAAGTTACCTTCAACTATTGGCACAACTAACAAACTAAGGACCAATTTGGTGCAAATGGCTGATTCAAATGGAAATAATATACCTCTACGTACTGTGCTTCCAAAATTAGTTAGCTGA
- the LOC139227902 gene encoding dual specificity tyrosine-phosphorylation-regulated kinase 2-like isoform X1 yields the protein MLTRKAAAPGQLATARFGDVLYDSYMRVDQAEVQASCVEKVSPVGLPSLNSLTIGKSTMKDHLPAACRTQVKVQHLFEDAGNRRNNITSHPATSTPRACRTVLPSLKDKILDGTAATKPDAILLKSKAATSPAQAMKMHMHQLSSFEHQEIFNYPEIYFMGLNAKKRQGVAGGSNNCGYDDDQAAYILLPHDHIGYRYEILKVIGKGSFGQVAKVYDHKLRQHLALKMVRNEKRFHRQAVEEIRILEHLRKQDKNFQMNIIHMLENFTFRSHTCMTFELLSMNLYELIKRNKFQGFSLQLVRKFAHSILQCLEALQKNRIIHCDLKPENILLKQQGRSGIKVIDFGSSCYEHQRVFTYIQSRFYRAPEVILGSRYGMPIDMWSFGCILAELLTGYPLFPGEDEGDQLACMIELLGIPPQKMLDQCKRVKNFFNSKNQPRYSTTTTLADNTVVLNGGRSRRGKVRGPPASKSWVTALKGCDDPLFTSFLKRCLEWEPSSRITPIQALKHSWLSRRSAKPTTMEKTMPVKCAADSNSSLPGIISKLPSTIGTTNKLRTNLVQMADSNGNNIPLRTVLPKLVS from the exons ATGTTAACGAGGAAAGCGGCGGCCCCCGGACAGTTAGCCACGG CCCGATTTGGGGATGTCTTGTATGACTCTTACATGCGTGTAGATCAGGCTGAGGTCCAAGCCTCGTGTGTGGAGAAAGTGAGCCCCGTGGGATTACCATCTCTTAATAGCTTAACG ATTGGCAAGAGCACAATGAAAGACCATCTGCCAGCTGCGTGTCGGACTCAGGTCAAGGTGCAACATCTATTTGAAGATGCTGGAAACAGGCGGAATAACATAACTTCGCACCCTGCCACCAGTACGCCTCGTGCTTGTAGAACAGTGCTTCCTTCACTGAAAGACAAGATCCTGGATGGTACAGCCGCGACTAAACCCGATGCCATTTTGCTGAAGTCAAAAGCTGCCACATCGCCTGCCCAAGCCATGAAGATGCACATGCATCAGTTGTCTTCCTTTGAGCATCAGGAAATCTTCAACTACCCTGAAATTTACTTTATGGGTTTAAATGCAAAGAAGCGGCAAGGTGTCGCAGGTGGATCCAACAACTGTGGTTATGATGATGATCAAGCAGCCTACATACTTCTGCCTCACGACCATATAGGATATAGGTACGAGATACTTAAAGTTATTGGGAAGGGAAGCTTTGGGCAGGTGGCTAAGGTGTACGACCACAAATTGCGGCAGCACCTGGCATTAAAGATGGTGCGAAACGAGAAGCGGTTCCACCGGCAGGCCGTAGAGGAGATCCGTATCCTGGAGCACCTGCGAAAGCAAGACAAGAACTTTCAGATGAACATCATCCACATGCTGGAGAATTTCACATTCCGCAGCCACACCTGCATGACTTTCGAACTGCTGAGCATGAACCTGTACGAGCTGATCAAAAGGAACAAGTTCCAAGGGTTCAGTCTTCAGCTGGTGCGGAAGTTTGCCCATTCCATCCTACAGTGCCTGGAAGCGTTGCAAAAAAATCGGATAATTCATTGTGATTTGAAGCCAGAAAATATTTTACTGAAGCAGCAAGGCCGCAGTGGCATCAAAGTCATTGATTTCGGGTCCAGCTGCTACGAGCACCAACGCGTTTTCACGTACATCCAGTCGCGGTTTTATCGAGCGCCGGAGGTTATCCTTGGCTCGCGTTACGGGATGCCCATTGACATGTGGAGCTTTGGTTGTATCCTTGCTGAACTATTGACTGGGTACCCTCTCTTTCCTGGGGAAGACGAAGGAGATCAATTGGCTTGCATGATAGAACTTTTGGGGATACCACCTCAAAAAATGTTGGATCAGTGCAAACGGGTCAAGAACTTCTTCAACTCCAAGAATCAGCCTCGTTATTCCACCACCACCACGCTTGCCGATAACACCGTGGTTTTGAATGGTGGCCGTTCTAGAAGAGGTAAGGTGCGAGGGCCACCAGCTAGCAAGAGTTGGGTAACTGCCTTGAAGGGTTGCGATGACCCACTTTTCACCAGCTTCCTAAAGAGATGTCTGGAGTGGGAGCCATCTAGTCGAATAACACCTATCCAGGCTTTGAAACATTCATGGCTATCTAGACGTTCAGCCAAACCAACCACGATGGAGAAGACCATGCCAGTTAAATGTGCGGCAGATAGCAATAGTTCTTTGCCTGGAATTATTTCCAAGTTACCTTCAACTATTGGCACAACTAACAAACTAAGGACCAATTTGGTGCAAATGGCTGATTCAAATGGAAATAATATACCTCTACGTACTGTGCTTCCAAAATTAGTTAGCTGA